AATATTGATGAGTATATTGCAACCCATGGTTATGAGGCCTTAGGAAAGGTATTAACAGAATATACACCCGATCAAGTTATTCAAGTTCTTTTAGACAGCGGCCTAAGAGGCAGAGGCGGCGGCGGTTTCTCAACCGGTCTAAAATGGAAACTAGCCAAAGAAAACCAGTCAAAACAAAAATATGTTTGCTGTAATGCAGACGAAGGTGATCCCGGTGCATTTATGGATCGTTCCGTTTTGGAAGGGGACCCTCATGTAGTCTTAGAAGCTATGGCCATAGCCGGATATGCCATCGGAGCAAACCAAGGTTATATTTATGTCCGTGCTGAATATCCCATTGCCGTTAATCGTCTAAAAATAGCCATATCCCAGGCCAGAGAGTACGGATTACTGGGTAAAAATATATTTGGTACAGGTTTTGATTTTGATATTGAACTGAGACTTGGAGCAGGAGCCTTTGTCTGTGGTGAGGAAACCGCTCTTTTAACTTCCATAGAAGGCAACCGTGGTGAGCCTCGCCCCCGTCCTCCTTTCCCTGCACAAAAAGGTTTATTTAAAGAACCTACTCTTTTAAATAACGTTGAAACTTATGCTAACATTCCGCCTATTATTTTAAACGGACCGGAATGGTTTAACTCAATGGGTACCGAAAAATCCAAAGGTACTAAGGTATTTGCCCTAGGTGGTAATATCAACAATACCGGTCTTGTAGAAGTACCTATGGGTACAACCCTTCGTGAAGTTGTAGAAGAAATCGGCGGAGGAATTCCTAACGGTAAGAAATTTAAGGCCGCACAAACCGGCGGACCTTCAGGTGGATGTATTCCGGTAGAGCATTATGATATTCCTATCGACTACGATAACTTACTAAAGATCGGTTCTATGATGGGTTCCGGCGGACTTATTGTTATGGATGAAGACAACTGTATGGTGGATATAGCCAAGTTCTTCCTTGAATTTACCGTTGATGAATCCTGCGGAAAATGTACCCCTTGTCGTATAGGTACCAAACGACTATACGAAATTTTAGACAAAATAACCCAGGGTAAGGGTACTGTTGAGGATATAGACAAATTAGAAGAATTATGTCTGTATATTAAAGAAAATTCCCTCTGTGGACTTGGTCAAAGTGCACCTAATCCTGTTTTATCCACTATTAAGTTCTTTAAAGATGAATACATAGCTCACGTTGTAGATAAGAAATGTCCGGCAGGTGTATGTAAGGCACTGTTATCTTACGTTATAGATGAAGAATTATGTAAAGGCTGTACCTTATGTGCCAGAGTCTGTCCAAACGATGCTATTTCCGGTAAAGTTAAGGAAGCCCATGTCATCGATCAAAGTAAGTGTATAAAATGTGGTGCATGTATGGAAAAATGCCGCTTTAAGGCTATATCGATACGCTAGAATGGAGGTTAGTATGGAAACTGTAAATGTAAAAATAAATGGTATATCCATAGATGTTCCGAAGGGTTCCACTATCTTAGAAGCAGCCAGACTGGCACATATTGAAATTCCTACTCTTTGCTACTTAAAAGAAATCAATGAAATCGGTGCCTGTCGTATCTGTGTTGTAGAAGTAAAAGGTGCAAGAAGCCTGGTAGCATCCTGTGTTTATCCGGTTGCCGAGGGTATGGAAATTCGCACAGACTCTCCAAAGGTTCTTGCATCCCGCAGGCATACCTTGGAACTAATCCTTTCGGACCATGATAGAAAATGTCTCTCCTGCGTAAGAAGCGGGAGCTGTGAACTTCAGAAACTATGCTATGATTTGAAGGTTGAAAATGAAACTGCCTATGAAGGTGAACGTAATGAATATGAATTAGATGGATCCTCTGCCCATATGGTAAGGGATAATAACAAATGTATTCTTTGTCGTCGTTGCTCTGCAGTATGTGAGCATGTACAGGGCATCGGCGTAATCGGCGCCAACGAAAGAGGTTTTAAGACCAATATATCCTGTGCCTTTGAAATGGATCTTGCTGAAACCAGCTGCGTATCTTGCGGACAGTGTATTGCAGTTTGCCCCACCGGTGCTCTTTATGAACAGGATCATGTTGATGAGGTATTTGCTGCCCTTAACGATCCCCATAAGTATGTAATTGTTCAAACAGCACCTGCTGTTCGTGCAGCTTTAGGAGAAGCCTTTGGACTTCCTATCGGCACTAACGTTCAGGGTAAAATGGTTGCTGCCCTTCGCAGACTTGGCTTTGATAAGGTATTTGATACAGATTTTGCGGCAGATTTAACCATTATGGAAGAAGCAGCGGAGTTTATTGACCGGGTACAAAACGGCGGAGTACTGCCTTTAATCACTTCCTGCTCCCCCGGATGGATTAAATACTGTGAACACTATTATCCGGATATGTTAGATCATCTATCCAGCTGTAAATCACCTCAACAGATGTTTGGTGCCATAACAAAGACTTATTACGCAAATAAAATGGGTCTTGATCCGGAAAAAATCGTTATGGTAAGTGTTATGCCTTGTACAGCAAAGAAATTTGAAATAGGCAGAGATGATCAAAACGCTGCCGGATTACCTGATGTTGATATATCAATCACCACAAGAGAACTGGCAAGAATGATTGAAAGGGTAGGACTAAACTTCCATGCACTTCCCGATGAAGAATTTGACGATCCCCTAGGCCGTTCCACCGGTGCCGGCGTTATCTTTGGTGCTACCGGAGGTGTTATGGAGGCCGCTTTAAGAACTGCAGTTGAAACCCTGACTAAGGAAGAACTTCCAAGTCCTGATTTTACAGAAGTTAGAGGAACCGCAGGTGTTAAAAAAGCAACCTATCACGTAGCCGGTATGGATATAAATGTAGCTGTAGCCTCCGGACTTAACAATGCCAGAACAATTTTAGAAGAAATAAAATCAGGTAAGTCCAATTACCACTTTGTGGAAATCATGGCTTGTCCAGGAGGATGTGTCAATGGCGGCGGCCAGCCTCATCAACCGGCTAATGTCAGAAACACTACAGATATCAAAGCCTTAAGGGCAAAAGCTCTATATGATATTGATACTTTAATGCCATTAAGAAAATCCCATGAAAACCCTGCTATTAAGCAGTTATATGAGGAGTTCTTAGAAGAGCCCGGAAGCCATAAGGCCCATGATATACTTCATACAAGCTATGTAAAAAGAACAATTAATTCTTACTAATAAGTTTAGGTAAAATATAAGGTGTACTGATAGTTCCATCAGATAAGGAAATATCAGTACACCTTAATACTACTATAATACAGTCTAAATAATTATTCTAAGCACTTGGGACAGGTACCATAAAAATAGGTTACATGGCCCTCAACTTTTCCCGAAAAATTCTCATTGGCAAGGCCATTGATATGATCAATGGGCTCCATTTCTAAATCTGATATCTTTTGACACTCTTTACACAAAAAATGATAATGGGGTTTGGTATTACCGTCAAAATGGTCACTTCCGTTAATACCATTCACCTTTATAATTTCTCCCTTTTCAGCCAAAAGATTTAGATTTCTATAGATGGTACCTAGGCTAATATTAGGATATATCTCCTTGATATTCATGTATATATCATCTGCTGTAGGATGACTTTTGGTCTTAGACAGAAACTCCTTAATAGCCTCTCTTTGCCGACTGTATTTTGTTATAGCCATATTCATCAACTCCTAAACTATAACTAATTACTAATACCGATTGATTAGATAATAGTAGTAATTATTATCATTATACGCATTTTCTCAAAATACGTCAAGTAATAGTAATTACTTTCTATTAGCCGGCTCTATATTTAGGCTTCTTCCCTTTATCTTGGCTGTCTTCATAGTCTGAATAACATCCGAAGCATGTTCCCTGGGAACCTCAACAAAGGTATATTTATCATACATATCAATGGTTCCGATAAGTTTACCGGGTATTCCTGTTTCCCCGGCAATTGCCCCTAAGATATCACCGGGTCTTATCTTTTGCTTCTTTCCGATATTAATAAATAGTCTAACCATACCCTCTTCAGCACCGGTATCTCCAAAATCTCCGTAAGCTCTATCAATTTCTGTTTCACATCTTTCATCCCCCATCAGATGTTTTAAAAATGCAGCTGCCATATCTAGGGATGTGTACTTATCTTCCTCATTAATTCTGCTTTCGATTAAGTCAATCATCCTTGACAGGTCTTCATTTTCCATAATATTAAACATCCTATCCAATATCTTTCCTGCCTTAACCTCCGTAACATCACTGATAGAAGGAATGGGCTTAAGTTTAATCTTAGTCTTACAATACCTTTGGATATCCCTTAGCTTATATACTTCCTTACCTACTACCAAGGTAAATGCCTTACCCTCTCTTCCTGCACGGCCGGTTCGCCCTATTCTATGGACATAATACTCATCATCCTGAGGGACATCATAATTAAACACAGCCTCCACATCATCAACGTCAATACCCC
This genomic interval from Herbinix luporum contains the following:
- a CDS encoding NADH-quinone oxidoreductase subunit NuoF, coding for MYRSHVLVCGGTGCTSSGTPKILECLNEEINKAGLKDEVAVVQTGCHGLCALGPIVIVYPEATFYSLVKPEDVPEIVNEHLLKGRIVSRLVYKDTISQDGFTSINETDFYKKQHRIALRNCGVINPENIDEYIATHGYEALGKVLTEYTPDQVIQVLLDSGLRGRGGGGFSTGLKWKLAKENQSKQKYVCCNADEGDPGAFMDRSVLEGDPHVVLEAMAIAGYAIGANQGYIYVRAEYPIAVNRLKIAISQAREYGLLGKNIFGTGFDFDIELRLGAGAFVCGEETALLTSIEGNRGEPRPRPPFPAQKGLFKEPTLLNNVETYANIPPIILNGPEWFNSMGTEKSKGTKVFALGGNINNTGLVEVPMGTTLREVVEEIGGGIPNGKKFKAAQTGGPSGGCIPVEHYDIPIDYDNLLKIGSMMGSGGLIVMDEDNCMVDIAKFFLEFTVDESCGKCTPCRIGTKRLYEILDKITQGKGTVEDIDKLEELCLYIKENSLCGLGQSAPNPVLSTIKFFKDEYIAHVVDKKCPAGVCKALLSYVIDEELCKGCTLCARVCPNDAISGKVKEAHVIDQSKCIKCGACMEKCRFKAISIR
- a CDS encoding NADH-dependent [FeFe] hydrogenase, group A6, producing the protein METVNVKINGISIDVPKGSTILEAARLAHIEIPTLCYLKEINEIGACRICVVEVKGARSLVASCVYPVAEGMEIRTDSPKVLASRRHTLELILSDHDRKCLSCVRSGSCELQKLCYDLKVENETAYEGERNEYELDGSSAHMVRDNNKCILCRRCSAVCEHVQGIGVIGANERGFKTNISCAFEMDLAETSCVSCGQCIAVCPTGALYEQDHVDEVFAALNDPHKYVIVQTAPAVRAALGEAFGLPIGTNVQGKMVAALRRLGFDKVFDTDFAADLTIMEEAAEFIDRVQNGGVLPLITSCSPGWIKYCEHYYPDMLDHLSSCKSPQQMFGAITKTYYANKMGLDPEKIVMVSVMPCTAKKFEIGRDDQNAAGLPDVDISITTRELARMIERVGLNFHALPDEEFDDPLGRSTGAGVIFGATGGVMEAALRTAVETLTKEELPSPDFTEVRGTAGVKKATYHVAGMDINVAVASGLNNARTILEEIKSGKSNYHFVEIMACPGGCVNGGGQPHQPANVRNTTDIKALRAKALYDIDTLMPLRKSHENPAIKQLYEEFLEEPGSHKAHDILHTSYVKRTINSY
- a CDS encoding Fur family transcriptional regulator, with amino-acid sequence MAITKYSRQREAIKEFLSKTKSHPTADDIYMNIKEIYPNISLGTIYRNLNLLAEKGEIIKVNGINGSDHFDGNTKPHYHFLCKECQKISDLEMEPIDHINGLANENFSGKVEGHVTYFYGTCPKCLE